DNA from Sulfodiicoccus acidiphilus:
ACGTTAGCGCTCCTGAAGAGGATGGGGAATCCGTCTGGAGAACAGGGTCTGTGCCCACAGGACGCGTCGATTACCTTCTCCACTCGAACTAACGGGTTATTCCTTAACTCCCTCACACCGTCCTCGTAATCGGCCTCGAAACCCCACGTAATCTTGTACCACCCTTCGAGCGGAACTATGGCTACTCCCTCCTCCGCCAGGACGGTGGGAACTCCAGGTCCCCTCCCAACCACTCTGTAGCCATAACCCTTGAATGGAGTAAGCGGAAGGACGGTTGAGAGGGAGAGTCCAGCCGTCAACACGATCACATCGCCTCTGACTTCCCTGCTTGGTAACTTGACTGTGTCACCCTCCACCGAGCTAACCTCTCCTAGGATTAACTTTACGTTCCTCAACTCCCTTCTCATTCTTTCTACGAAGAGTTCAGTCGACAAGTGCGATAGCCCCGGGTAGTATAGGGCTCCTGCGAAGGGTGGGAAGTCCACTAGCTCAACTCTATTACGGAAGGGACTCTTTGCTTCTTCCTCCAGAGCTCTCTCCATCTTCGTTCGATCCGAGTATACCTCGTAGAGGCCCTGATGACGATAATTGAAGTCGTTCTCCTCCTCAGACATTCTGGCGTACTCCATTAGCGAAAAAGTGGCCATCGTCCTCATCACCTCCCAGGCTTCCTCTGGGGGATTCCTGTTCAGGTTCCTCAAAAGCTGTACTAGCCATTCTTTATTTACCCTCCTCACTCGCGTTACACCCCTCCTAGCATACTCCAGCATCTTCAAGATCATCTCAGCTGTGTTCATCCTGTCGAACCTGTAGGGCTCTATTAGTCCAGCTGCGTGGACTGAGCCGTGGCCTAGGCCGTGTTTATCGATGAGGGTAACGTCTATTCCTTCTCTTTCTAGGTAGTAGGCAGCAAACATCCCAACCACGCCAGCGCCTACGATTACGACTTCCACGTAATTCGGTTGAAGTAGTTAACTTTAAGCTAGTGTCCCGGTTGACCGATCAATCCACCGTCCTGTTCACCCATACGACCTGAGTTAAGTTAAGCTGTAGAGTCAGGCCATTACTGAGAGTTAAGTTAGCCGTACCGAACATGGGAGAGCCAACCGAAAGGGAGTAGTTATTGACGCCCGCGTGAGCCGGGAGATTGACGTTGACTTTATGCGACCCATCTATAACCTGAGTCACTATCACCGAATCTGGACCACCCACGGCCAAGGTGAAGTGGAGCTCGGAGCCGGTTACGTGGCTTCTTGTTACGTTGTAGTAGATCGTTTCTCTTCCGTGCCCAACCACCGTCACAATAGTCGTGGTGGAGTAAAACAACTGTTGGTAAAGGAAGGTGCTAGTAGGAAGAGAGAGGGAGATTAAGGCAAGTAACAGGATACCAAATTTCATGGTGATGAGAATCCACATATATGGGTCTAGGACCACCGATAGTGAATCCTAAAAATGTGGAGTGTTTACACCGTGTCGTTGAAAAACAGAGTAGAACCAGAACTAGTGAAGCTGGCTGATCCAGATCCTTCAGTGAGGAAGGAAACTTGGGCTAAGCTGAGGAGAAGGAAGCTAACGTGGGATCAAAGGAACTTCCTAAAGGCGCTCTTGAGGCATAAATTGAGAGGTGTGAGAGAGGACGCTTGGAGCCACCTGGACTTTTACGCCGAAGCAAGAATTGATGTCTCAACGGTGTACAGGGCTGGGTCGGAGAGATCCAGACTTACTGCTTGGCTCCACTACAGGGAAGCCCTTAAGGTGGGTGTGGTAACTGAGGGAGAACTGAGGGAGAACTCCAAGAGTTTCTGGAGGTTACTTAGGAGCTGGAGCCCTGGAGTGATGAAGAACGCGTGGAGACTCCTTCCCTCCCTATGGGCCGACGGACTACTTAAGGATGAAGAGAGGCTGATTCGATTCCTAGAGGCTAAGAAAGCGAGGGTGAGGCTCTTAGCCTGGGAGACAGCCCTGGAACTTATGAATAGAGGCCTACTGAATAAAGAGAAGTTGCTGAACAATCTAGGAGCACTCAGGGAACTAGCAGGTGGAGAGAGTAGGGCTTCCAAGAGGGCAAGGAGAATCTTGGAGAAGTTCGGGGGAGACTCTGAGCTAATTAATGCCTAACGTATGAGACCACCACCCTCCTTCAAGTGTTCTCGCAGGAACCACTCTGCCTTCTCGTGTACTTGAATGTTCCTCACGAACACATCGGCCGTACCAGGATCACCGTCCTCTTCAGCTTGCCTTATCGCTTTCTTGAATTCTCCTATGACGAGCCTGTGGTTCTCTATCGCCTGCTCGATCATGGCCTTAACGCTCATTCCCGAAGAAGCGAACTTGACGGTAGCGCCCTTCGCTATTTCCTCTGGGCTCCCTAACGCCTCAGAGTCAAGCATCCTTATCCTCTCAGCGAACTCATCGACTGTCTTCAGGACGTCACCGGCGAGTTGATCGAAGAGAAGGTGGGTCTCGTAAAAGAGGGGACCGTAGGTATTCCAGTGGTACCTCTTGTAGTTCATATAGATTGACATACTATTGGCCACAGCTCTGCGCAAATATTCCACAACTAACTCGGAACTCATGGTCTTCTATAGTATAGAGTTACTCTAAGTTAAAAGTCTTTCTAACCTATAGTTCTTGGATGACCTCGCAGGACGAACCCGAGGAGATCCCCTCTGCCAGTCTACGCATCACGTTCATGAAGTCATCGGCCTTCTCAGGGTCCTTTCTAAGGTAAAGCGTCTCAGAAAACAACGCTAAGGCCATATACTTGGAGTTCAACTGTTTCTTCAAACTTCTAGCCCTTTCCAAGGCCAAGTAAACTTCGTCGGGGAGAGGTGGTATCATGTTGACGACTAGGGCCACGTCCCCACCCATGATGGACTGCAGGTGAAGTGCGTAATTTTGTACGGACTCCATGCTTTGCTCGGTGTAGTCTGTCACATAAACGTTGGTGGCCTTCCCATCCCGTACGTGTCGTGTGTAACTTGGGACGTGAACAGAGACCTCGTCTAGGGCCGTGATGTTAGGAGGGTTGTCCCCTAGGACGAAGTCGAAGTCTTCGAGCACCTGATCTATGAACCTATCTATTTTAAGCCCTATACTGGGGTCGTGGTGGAGTTTGGGCAACAGCCTAACGAAGGTCGGAAAGTCACCGAAGAGTTGCACCACAGTGAGGTTTCCCGTGTTCATCTTCCTTCTCGTTATGGCCATCGTCGGTTCGCCGTCCCCAGCTATCAAGGCAGCTAGTCCTGGGCCCCTTATTCCAACAATCCTCGACACGTATCCATTGATGTCCTTATCTATCAGTAGTACATAATTGCCAGACTCAGCTAAGGCGTACGATAGAGCAAGCGCAACCGAAGACTTTCCCACTCCTCCCTTTGAGGAGAAGATCTCTACTTGCACTTCCACTCTCCTCGCCTGAGGCACTCTACTGGAGGCTGAGAGGGGCTTTCAAGTTCTGAAGGAATAGAGAGGGAAGCTATTTGCAAGGTACCTTCTAAATGAGCGTTAAGTCTGAATGGTGACACCTCAGAGTGGAGGCTCTGTCTCACATGACACATCATTATATTAAATCTACAAGAGAAGTGGAATTTAAAGCTAAAGTATTATAGAAGATCGTGACAATAGAAGAATTACTTCAGGCCTTATAGATAGGTTCCAAAGGAGGCGCGAAACTTCGCAGGCCGAAAGCCCCTGGAGGAAGCCTCTTCGAGGGGCCACTCCGACCAACACAGACGCGAGAGTGTCTGGAATGTAAAAAATTTAATTTTAATTGATGAGAATAAATTGATTCTTAGCATTATTTTGGATTAAATTGTAGTAATACTTAAGTTATGGGAGGAGAGGGTAGTACTATGGCACGTACACTAAGACATATTCCAAACTTGGTGTACTATCCACTCCCCTCAAGAGAAGATATGCCGTGGAGGGAAAATGGTTAACGGATATCAAACCCGTGCTGGACACCCTAGATTTTGAAAGAGTTCTAGGAGAAGGCACTCTGGTTTACCTGAAGTCACTAATCGTCATGGTGCTCGACTCCTGTTCCTATAGAGACGCGGTGAAAATGGTCAACGTGAACGTTGTTGCGGCGTGGTTCGTGGGGAGGAAAGTGGGGTAGAGTACGTTACACGATTTCGTGGAGAAGGTATATGAGGTGAGGAAGAAGTTGTTGGAGATCTTCTTCAAGCTTGAGGAGAAGTGCCTACCAGTTACCT
Protein-coding regions in this window:
- a CDS encoding tyrosine-protein kinase family protein; its protein translation is MPQARRVEVQVEIFSSKGGVGKSSVALALSYALAESGNYVLLIDKDINGYVSRIVGIRGPGLAALIAGDGEPTMAITRRKMNTGNLTVVQLFGDFPTFVRLLPKLHHDPSIGLKIDRFIDQVLEDFDFVLGDNPPNITALDEVSVHVPSYTRHVRDGKATNVYVTDYTEQSMESVQNYALHLQSIMGGDVALVVNMIPPLPDEVYLALERARSLKKQLNSKYMALALFSETLYLRKDPEKADDFMNVMRRLAEGISSGSSCEVIQEL
- a CDS encoding Dps family protein, encoding MSSELVVEYLRRAVANSMSIYMNYKRYHWNTYGPLFYETHLLFDQLAGDVLKTVDEFAERIRMLDSEALGSPEEIAKGATVKFASSGMSVKAMIEQAIENHRLVIGEFKKAIRQAEEDGDPGTADVFVRNIQVHEKAEWFLREHLKEGGGLIR
- a CDS encoding NAD(P)/FAD-dependent oxidoreductase, with the translated sequence MEVVIVGAGVVGMFAAYYLEREGIDVTLIDKHGLGHGSVHAAGLIEPYRFDRMNTAEMILKMLEYARRGVTRVRRVNKEWLVQLLRNLNRNPPEEAWEVMRTMATFSLMEYARMSEEENDFNYRHQGLYEVYSDRTKMERALEEEAKSPFRNRVELVDFPPFAGALYYPGLSHLSTELFVERMRRELRNVKLILGEVSSVEGDTVKLPSREVRGDVIVLTAGLSLSTVLPLTPFKGYGYRVVGRGPGVPTVLAEEGVAIVPLEGWYKITWGFEADYEDGVRELRNNPLVRVEKVIDASCGHRPCSPDGFPILFRSANVVAATGNCRLGWSYAPAMGKYAADLVLGRTRSYPYLDRYKFLWTSYPESSLALLNTQTH